CGCGAGCGCGCGATCGGCGAGCAGGCGCGCCATAAATGGCGCGTCATCGTGGTTGCCCGGCAGATAATACGCTTTTGGGGAGAGCTGTGAGATTTTTTCGTGGAGCCGCTCGTACGAAGCAGGCGTGCCGTCAGCTGAACAATCGCCGGTGACGAGGACGAACTCCGGATCCGGCGCGACCTCACGCAGGCGTTGCACGACTGCATCGAGGTGTGGATCAGGAGCGACGTTCCAGAGGCGAGCGCCCGGGTCGGCGAAGAGATGCGTGTCGGATATCTGGATGAAATACGGTTTGTGTTCCACTTTAGGCTCCGAATCCGCGAGCCGGCGAGTCCATTCCTCTCCACGCCGACCGCGCCGAATCCGACAACGCCGCGAAGGCCCGGCGAGGCCTTTTCACCATCGCGCGGCGAATGGAGAGGTCCATGGCAATCGCGCTACCCACCGACGACGGCACCGTCGCCCGCGAGATCACCCCAGAACTGCAAGCGATGCAGCGCCGCATACGCGCACTCGCCGCAGAGAAGAACGCGGTCGTGCTCGCGCATATCTATCAGCGCGGCGAAGTACAAGCGGTGGCCGACTTCATCGGCGATTCCCTGAATCTCAGCCGTGAGGCCGCAAGCACCAAGGCCGACATCATCGTCTTCTGCGGCGTGCATTTCATGGCCGAAACGGCGAAGCTGCTCAGTCCGAACAAGCTGGTCTTGCTGCCGGACATGAAGGCCGGCTGCGGTATGGCTGACATGATCACCGGTGACCAGGCGCGCGAGTTCAAAGCGGCCCATCCGGGCCGGCCGCTCGTCAGCTACGTCAACACTTTTGCCGAAGTGAAAGCCGAGTCGGATATCTGCTGCACCTCCACGAACGCCGCGCGTGTCGTCCAATCTTTGCCCGATCGCGAAGTGCTCTTCGCGCCGGACCGATTCTTGGCGGCCTGGGTTCAA
The window above is part of the Candidatus Eremiobacteraceae bacterium genome. Proteins encoded here:
- the nadA gene encoding quinolinate synthase NadA; protein product: MAIALPTDDGTVAREITPELQAMQRRIRALAAEKNAVVLAHIYQRGEVQAVADFIGDSLNLSREAASTKADIIVFCGVHFMAETAKLLSPNKLVLLPDMKAGCGMADMITGDQAREFKAAHPGRPLVSYVNTFAEVKAESDICCTSTNAARVVQSLPDREVLFAPDRFLAAWVQKHTPDKKIIAFNGYCPTHFVIKPSMVEARKKLSPDALVLAHPECSPEVLEMADFVGSTQGLMDYAGKSDRREFIILTESGLLLRLRELYPEKRFVSIAPCPHCPYMKFVELEKVLACLENESNPIEIPTAIMLRARTSIERMMAVV